Proteins encoded together in one Onychomys torridus chromosome 1, mOncTor1.1, whole genome shotgun sequence window:
- the Dusp8 gene encoding dual specificity protein phosphatase 8, translating into MAGDRLPRKVMDAKKLASLLRGGPGGPLVIDSRSFVEYNSCHVLSSVNICCSKLVKRRLQQGKVTIAELIQPATRSQVDATEPQDVVVYDQSTRDASVLAADSFLSILLSKLDGCFNSVAILTGGFATFSSCFPGLCEGKPATLPSMSLSQPCLPVPSVGLTRILPHLYLGSQKDVLNKDLMTQNGISYVLNASNSCPKPDFICESRFMRIPINDNYCEKLLPWLDKSIEFIDKAKLSSCQVIVHCLAGISRSATIAIAYIMKTMGMSSDDAYRFVKDRRPSISPNFNFLGQLLEYERSLKLLAALQSDGPHLGTPEPLMGPAAGIPLPRLPPSTSESAATGSEAAAAAKEGSPSAGGDALIPSTAPATSALQQGLRGLHLSSDRLQDTNRLKRSFSLDIKSAYAPSRRPDFPGPPDPGEAPKLCKLDSPSGGTLGLPSPSPDSPDSAPEGRPRPRRRRPPASSPARSPAHGLGLNFGDTARQTPRHGLSALSAPGLPGPGQPAGPGGWVPPLDSPGTPSPDGPWCFSPEGAQGPGAVFSAFGRASAGAPGPGGGSSSDLRRREARAEPRDLRTGWSEEPASDTQFKRRSCQMEFEEGIVEGRARGEELAALGKQASFSGSVEVIEVS; encoded by the exons ATGGCTGGGGATCGGCTCCCGAGGAAGGTGATGGATGCCAAGAAACTGGCCAGTCTGCTGCGTGGTGGGCCTGGGGGACCTTTGGTCATCGACAGTCGATCCTTCGTGGAATACAACAGCTGCCATGTGCTGAGCTCGGTGAATATCTGCTGTTCCAAGCTGGTGAAGCGGCGCCTTCAGCAGGGAAAAGTGACCATTGCTGAGCTCATCCAGCCAGCTACACGCAGCCAG GTGGATGCCACAGAACCACAGGATGTGGTAGTGTATGACCAGAGCACTCGAGATGCCAGTGTGCTGGCAGCAGACAGCTTCCTGTCCATCCTGCTCAGCAAGCTGGACGGCTGCTTCAACAGTGTGGCCATCCTCACAG GGGGCTTCGccaccttctcctcctgcttcccaggcCTCTGTGAGGGAAAACCTGCCACCCTGCCATCCATGagcctctctcagccctgcctgcctgtgccCAGTGTGGGCCTGACCCGTATCCTGCCTCACCTCTACCTGGGCTCTCAGAAAGATGTCTTGAACAAG GATCTGATGACCCAAAATGGAATAAGCTATGTCCTCAATGCCAGCAACTCCTGCCCTAAACCGGACTTCATCTGTGAGAGCCGTTTCATGCGTATCCCCATCAATGATAACTACTGTGAAAAGCTGCTGCCCTGGCTGGACAAGTCCATTGAGTTTATTG ATAAAGCCAAGCTGTCCAGCTGCCAAGTCATCGTTCACtgtctggctggcatctctcgCTCTGCCACCATTGCCATCGCCTACATCATGAAAACCATGGGCATGTCCTCTGACGACGCATACAG GTTTGTGAAGGATCGACGCCCCTCCATCTCACCCAACTTCAACTTCCTGGGCCAGCTGTTGGAGTATGAGAGGAGTCTGAAGCTGCTGGCTGCCTTGCAGAGTGATGGACCTCACTTGGGGACCCCTGAGCCCCTCATGGGCCCGGCAGCAGGCATCCCACTGCCCCGGCTGCCACCATCTACCTCAGAGAGCGCTGCCACTGGGAGCGAGGCAGCCGCTGCAGCCAAGGAGGGCAGCCCGAGTGCTGGAGGGGATGCTCTGATCCCAAGCACAGCTCCAGCCACCAGCGCGCTGCAGCAGGGCCTGCGCGGCCTGCACCTCTCCTCTGACCGCCTCCAGGACACCAACCGCCTGAAGCGCTCCTTCTCCCTGGACATCAAGTCAGCCTATGCACCCAGCAGGAGGCCTGACTTTCCTGGCCCACCCGACCCCGGCGAAGCCCCGAAGCTCTGCAAGCTGGACAGCCCATCTGGGGGGACACTGGGCCTGCCCTCGCCCAGCCCCGACAGCCCAGACTCGGCTCCAGAGGGGCGCCCACGACCTCGCCGGCGACGTCCCCCGGCCAGTTCTCCGGCCCGCTCCCCGGCTCATGGCCTGGGCCTAAACTTTGGAGACACGGCCCGGCAGACTCCGAGGCATGGCCTCTCGGCCCTGTCGGCACCGGGACTGCCCGGCCCTGGCCAGCCGGCTGGCCCCGGGGGCTGGGTGCCGCCGCTGGACTCCCCGGGCACACCGTCGCCGGATGGACCCTGGTGCTTCAGCCCGGAGGGCGCTCAGGGTCCGGGCGCTGTGTTCTCTGCCTTCGGCAGGGCGAGTGCTGGTGCACCTGGAccgggtggtggcagcagcagtgacCTGCGGAGGAGGGAGGCGCGGGCCGAACCCCGGGACCTGCGGACGGGCTGGTCTGAGGAGCCTGCTTCAGATACACAGTTCAAGAGGCGCAGCTGCCAGATGGAGTTCGAAGAGGGCATAGTGGAGGGGCGGGCACGTGGCGAGGAGCTAGCAGCTCTAGGCAAGCAAGCCAGCTTCTCCGGTAGCGTGGAGGTCATCGAAGTATCGTGA